Proteins from a single region of Halorubrum sp. 2020YC2:
- the trpA gene encoding tryptophan synthase subunit alpha: protein MGNSEAIAAAFDGGPAYVPYLVVGDPDYDSSKAYVEALDRGGADVIELGLPFSEPIAEGSTIQEALVRSLDAEMTPDRFFAFAEEVDVDAALVCMTYYNLIYQYGDSEARSASEASGEAASTGPRPFVERAAAAGIEGLVVPDLPGEEADPLREACDEFGLDLVFIVAPTTRGDRLDELMGRVSGYVYVQARLGTTGARDDVSNQTTESLDRLREYDVPKAVGFGISTGEHAERIVAGGADGIIVGSALVDVVADGVENDRSTADVADRLEALSRELKEGAERGYRSRAETVESA from the coding sequence ATGGGCAACTCCGAGGCCATCGCCGCCGCGTTCGACGGGGGGCCCGCCTACGTCCCGTACCTCGTCGTCGGGGACCCCGACTACGACTCCTCGAAGGCGTACGTCGAGGCGCTCGACCGCGGCGGCGCCGACGTGATCGAGCTCGGCCTCCCGTTCTCAGAGCCGATCGCGGAGGGCTCGACGATACAGGAGGCGCTCGTCCGCTCGCTCGACGCGGAGATGACGCCGGACCGGTTCTTCGCGTTCGCGGAGGAGGTGGACGTCGACGCCGCCCTGGTCTGTATGACGTACTACAATCTGATCTACCAGTATGGAGATAGCGAGGCGCGGAGCGCCTCGGAAGCGAGCGGCGAAGCCGCGAGCACCGGCCCGCGACCCTTCGTCGAGCGCGCCGCCGCGGCGGGCATCGAGGGACTGGTGGTCCCGGACCTCCCGGGCGAGGAGGCGGACCCGCTGCGCGAGGCCTGCGACGAGTTCGGCCTGGACCTCGTCTTCATCGTCGCGCCGACCACGCGCGGCGACCGCCTCGACGAGCTCATGGGGCGCGTGTCGGGGTACGTGTACGTCCAGGCCCGGCTGGGCACCACCGGCGCCCGAGACGACGTCTCCAACCAGACCACGGAGAGCCTCGACCGGCTCCGCGAGTACGACGTGCCGAAGGCGGTCGGGTTCGGCATCTCGACCGGCGAGCACGCCGAGCGGATCGTCGCCGGCGGCGCCGACGGGATCATCGTCGGCTCGGCGCTCGTCGACGTCGTCGCGGACGGGGTCGAGAACGACCGCTCGACCGCCGACGTCGCCGACCGCCTCGAAGCGCTCTCCCGCGAGCTGAAGGAGGGCGCCGAGCGCGGCTACCGCTCGCGGGCGGAGACCGTCGAGTCCGCCTGA
- the trpB gene encoding tryptophan synthase subunit beta — protein MSETESSTSEVGELSRRPGRERGRDDGKFGRYGGQYVPEALMPAIEELADAYERYVLNNEDGFMDEFRERIADFGGRPTPLQRADRLSERYDTEVYLKREDLLHGGAHKLNNALGQVLLAKYMGKERIIAETGAGQHGTATAMAAAHLDMPCTIYMGERDINRQRPNVFRMKLNGSEVKPVTTGRGTLKEAISETMRDWAETVEDTHYVIGSIVGPHPFPVMVRDFQAIISEEAREQVIERTGGLPTDVVACAGGGSNTMGTFADFVDDESVALHAVEAGGSTLEVDEETGVAPNSASLYTGDEGVLHGARTKLLQDSDGQIMESHSISSGLDYAGVGPELAYLVDEGRVDPVAVDDDAALEGFHRLSNTEGIIPALETAHAFGYLEEHHEELGERVVVNVSGRGDKDLDAAIEETDQRDVANAPDMSMFTGGM, from the coding sequence ATGAGCGAGACCGAATCATCGACGAGCGAAGTTGGAGAGCTTTCGCGACGGCCCGGCCGCGAGCGCGGGCGCGACGACGGGAAGTTCGGCCGCTACGGCGGCCAGTACGTCCCGGAGGCGCTGATGCCCGCCATCGAAGAGCTGGCCGACGCCTACGAGCGCTACGTGCTGAACAACGAAGACGGCTTCATGGACGAGTTCCGGGAGCGGATCGCGGACTTCGGCGGGCGGCCGACGCCGCTCCAGCGCGCCGACCGGCTCTCTGAGCGCTACGACACGGAGGTGTACCTCAAACGCGAGGACCTCCTCCACGGCGGCGCGCACAAGCTGAACAACGCGCTCGGGCAGGTCCTCCTCGCGAAGTACATGGGCAAGGAGCGCATCATCGCGGAGACCGGCGCCGGGCAGCACGGCACCGCGACCGCGATGGCGGCCGCGCACCTCGACATGCCCTGTACGATCTACATGGGCGAGCGCGACATCAACCGCCAGCGCCCCAACGTGTTCCGGATGAAGCTCAACGGCTCCGAGGTGAAGCCGGTCACGACCGGCCGCGGCACGCTCAAGGAGGCCATCTCCGAGACGATGCGCGACTGGGCGGAGACGGTCGAGGACACCCACTACGTGATCGGGTCGATCGTCGGCCCCCACCCGTTCCCGGTGATGGTCCGCGACTTCCAGGCGATCATCTCAGAGGAGGCCCGCGAGCAGGTCATCGAGAGGACGGGCGGGCTCCCGACCGACGTGGTCGCCTGCGCGGGCGGCGGCTCGAACACGATGGGGACGTTCGCGGACTTCGTCGACGACGAGTCCGTCGCGCTCCACGCGGTCGAGGCCGGCGGCTCGACGCTCGAAGTCGACGAGGAGACGGGCGTCGCCCCGAACTCCGCGTCGCTGTACACCGGCGACGAGGGCGTCCTCCACGGCGCGCGGACGAAGCTCCTTCAGGACTCCGACGGGCAGATCATGGAGAGCCACTCGATCTCGTCCGGACTCGACTACGCCGGCGTCGGCCCGGAGCTCGCGTACCTCGTCGACGAGGGCCGCGTGGATCCGGTCGCGGTCGACGACGACGCCGCGCTGGAGGGGTTCCACCGGCTCTCGAACACCGAGGGGATCATCCCCGCCCTGGAGACGGCCCACGCGTTCGGCTACCTCGAAGAGCACCACGAGGAGCTCGGCGAGCGCGTCGTGGTGAACGTCTCCGGGCGCGGCGACAAGGACCTCGACGCCGCCATCGAGGAGACCGACCAGCGCGACGTGGCGAACGCGCCGGACATGTCGATGTTCACGGGGGGGATGTAG
- a CDS encoding 2-amino-3,7-dideoxy-D-threo-hept-6-ulosonate synthase, with the protein MTAGLSARLDRISTNDRYLIVPMDHGITMGAVEGLVDVESTIDGVTSGGADAVLTQRGIAPRVHGNKNGAGYIVHLNGSTTIGPDESDKRVTGTAEDAVRAGADAVSFHINVGSEYEPDQIEELAELTADAERLGLPVLAMAYARGPGVDSTDPESLGHAVRLAEELGADVVKTGYSGDGDSFARVTESTRLPVVIAGGSKGTDRETVEMVRGAMDGDAAGVSMGRSIFQHDDPEGIARAVSAVVHDDASVEEALRAGGFVEA; encoded by the coding sequence ATGACAGCAGGACTCTCGGCACGACTCGACCGCATCTCCACGAACGACCGATACCTCATCGTCCCGATGGACCACGGGATCACGATGGGCGCCGTCGAGGGGCTCGTCGACGTCGAGTCGACGATCGACGGCGTCACCAGCGGCGGCGCGGACGCGGTGCTCACCCAGCGGGGAATCGCGCCCCGCGTCCACGGGAACAAGAACGGCGCGGGCTACATCGTCCACCTCAACGGCTCGACGACGATCGGTCCCGACGAGAGCGACAAGCGCGTCACCGGCACCGCGGAGGACGCGGTCCGCGCCGGCGCCGACGCCGTCTCCTTCCACATCAACGTCGGCTCGGAGTACGAGCCGGACCAGATCGAAGAGCTGGCGGAGCTGACCGCCGACGCCGAGCGGCTCGGCCTGCCGGTCCTCGCGATGGCGTACGCGCGCGGCCCGGGCGTCGACAGCACGGACCCCGAGTCGCTCGGGCACGCCGTCCGGCTCGCGGAGGAGCTCGGCGCCGACGTGGTGAAGACGGGCTACTCCGGCGACGGCGACTCCTTCGCTCGCGTCACGGAGTCGACCCGCCTGCCGGTGGTCATCGCCGGCGGCTCGAAGGGCACCGACCGCGAGACGGTGGAGATGGTCCGCGGCGCGATGGACGGCGACGCGGCCGGCGTGTCGATGGGGCGGTCGATCTTCCAGCACGACGACCCGGAGGGGATCGCCCGCGCGGTCTCCGCGGTCGTCCACGACGACGCCTCGGTCGAGGAGGCGCTGCGGGCGGGCGGGTTCGTCGAGGCGTGA